The genomic segment GAAGACCAGCCAGTGCACGAAGAGCACGCCGAAGGTGGCGCCCACCTGCATGCCGACGCGGAACCAGCGCGGCGGGACGAACCCGGCCAGCATGACCACCCCGGCCGTGGTGACCACGGCGAAGGCGGCGATGCCTAGCAACGGGTTCGGGAAGCCGAACGCGGCGGCCTGCGTGCTGTCCATCACCGAACCGCACGAGACCACCGGGTTGAGCGAGCACGTCGGCACGTAGTCCGGGTTCTTGAGCTTGGCCAGCTTCTCCAGCATCAGCGCGGCGGCCGCGAGCAGCCCGATACCGCCGCCGATGGTGTAGAGCCAGGCGAGCCCGCGCCGCGTCTCCATCAGCCGAGTTCCTTGTCGATCAGCTCACGCAGTTCCTGGTCGACGGCG from the Amycolatopsis magusensis genome contains:
- a CDS encoding vitamin K epoxide reductase family protein, whose product is METRRGLAWLYTIGGGIGLLAAAALMLEKLAKLKNPDYVPTCSLNPVVSCGSVMDSTQAAAFGFPNPLLGIAAFAVVTTAGVVMLAGFVPPRWFRVGMQVGATFGVLFVHWLVFASLYQIHALCPYCMVVWAVVIPIFWYTTLDNLRSPKLSRWHSAVLAAWYVLIAALILQAFWDYWTS